In a genomic window of Syntrophorhabdales bacterium:
- a CDS encoding hydantoinase/oxoprolinase family protein has translation MADKYYRLGCDIGGTFTDFVLLNDQTGEIKTGKCLTTPQDPSDAVEEGIRVLEKSTPDFVGSLDELIHGTTLVINSIIERKGARTGLITTRGFKDVLEIGREIRYAPYDVFAEFPTPLIPRRYRIEVDERVRSDGTVLKPLDKEEAGKAVRSLVAMGVESIAVCLINSFENPAHELMLEEIIMRDAPGVSVSISYRVLPQIKEYERTSTTVTNAYVKPLTGRYLSKLAGRLASIGFKGKLFIMLSSGGVTSVETAAEFPVRIIESGPTAAVIAGQYYGKHFSIPEMFCFDMGGTTAKSCLIQKGIAGVVPTFEVGRVQRFMKGSGLTIQVPVVDLMEIGAGGGSVAKVSKMGTLQVGPESSGAAPGPICYGRGGADPCVTDADLLLGYLDPDYFLGGEMKLDIEGARRGVEEKIAKPLGVSFIQAIWGIHDLINETMAAAAKTHIAEKGGNPKIVTIAAFGGAGPVHAFGLARKLGSPRLLVPPNAGVGSALGFFTAPRAFDLLRSHKVSLTKADFGEIERIFGELEAEAGKILEKEAGRETIRYERSLDMRFVGQGSEVNVPLPAGGFTKMAKGDVRRAFDEIYEKLYGRTYPDSEAEFINFKVRATLPERLLQLPKLDGGSGRSVDAAVKGKRPAYSPMARDFIPYTVYDRYKLFPGARFSGPAIIEERESTLIVGEDASVSTDDFGFLWIDMKGA, from the coding sequence ATGGCGGACAAGTATTACCGTCTCGGCTGTGACATAGGCGGCACATTCACCGATTTCGTTCTGCTTAACGATCAAACGGGAGAGATAAAGACCGGCAAGTGTCTGACCACGCCGCAAGACCCCTCCGATGCCGTCGAGGAAGGCATAAGAGTTCTGGAGAAAAGCACGCCCGACTTTGTCGGGAGCCTCGACGAACTGATACACGGCACGACTCTTGTCATCAATTCGATCATCGAGAGAAAGGGCGCGAGGACCGGGCTTATCACTACCAGGGGTTTTAAGGATGTTCTCGAAATAGGCCGTGAGATACGTTACGCGCCCTACGATGTCTTCGCAGAATTTCCAACGCCTCTGATCCCCAGAAGATACCGGATCGAGGTTGATGAGCGGGTCCGCAGCGACGGCACTGTGCTGAAGCCTCTCGACAAAGAAGAAGCGGGGAAAGCAGTTCGGTCCCTTGTTGCCATGGGTGTCGAATCGATTGCCGTCTGTCTCATCAATTCCTTTGAAAACCCCGCACATGAACTGATGCTGGAAGAGATTATCATGCGCGATGCACCTGGAGTATCGGTCTCCATCTCCTACCGCGTTCTTCCACAGATAAAAGAATACGAGAGAACGAGCACCACTGTCACCAACGCGTACGTCAAGCCGCTCACGGGAAGGTACCTCTCGAAGCTTGCCGGCCGGCTGGCCTCGATCGGCTTTAAGGGTAAGTTGTTTATCATGCTTTCCAGCGGCGGCGTCACTTCTGTTGAAACCGCAGCCGAGTTCCCGGTCAGGATTATCGAGTCGGGCCCGACTGCGGCGGTGATCGCGGGGCAATACTATGGCAAGCACTTCAGCATCCCGGAGATGTTCTGTTTTGACATGGGAGGCACAACGGCCAAGTCGTGCCTTATCCAGAAAGGTATCGCAGGCGTTGTGCCGACATTCGAGGTGGGGCGTGTCCAGAGATTCATGAAGGGAAGCGGCCTCACTATCCAGGTGCCGGTCGTCGACCTGATGGAAATCGGCGCCGGAGGCGGCAGCGTAGCGAAGGTGAGTAAGATGGGCACGCTCCAGGTCGGGCCCGAAAGCTCCGGAGCGGCGCCCGGACCGATCTGTTACGGAAGGGGAGGCGCCGATCCCTGCGTGACTGATGCGGATCTCTTGCTGGGATACCTGGACCCTGACTATTTTCTCGGCGGCGAGATGAAACTGGACATCGAAGGGGCGCGGCGCGGTGTCGAGGAGAAGATTGCGAAGCCTCTGGGAGTCTCCTTCATTCAGGCCATATGGGGCATCCACGATCTCATCAACGAGACCATGGCAGCCGCAGCGAAAACGCATATCGCGGAAAAAGGCGGCAATCCAAAGATCGTTACCATTGCAGCGTTCGGCGGCGCAGGGCCGGTGCATGCATTCGGACTTGCAAGGAAGCTGGGCTCGCCCCGTTTACTTGTGCCGCCAAATGCGGGTGTCGGTTCCGCTCTCGGTTTTTTCACGGCGCCCAGAGCATTCGATCTTCTGCGGAGCCACAAGGTTTCTCTGACGAAAGCGGACTTTGGTGAGATCGAACGTATTTTCGGCGAACTGGAGGCCGAGGCAGGCAAGATACTGGAAAAGGAAGCCGGCAGAGAGACCATCCGCTACGAACGCTCTCTGGATATGCGGTTTGTGGGGCAGGGCTCGGAAGTGAACGTGCCTCTTCCCGCAGGAGGCTTCACGAAAATGGCGAAGGGGGATGTCCGGCGGGCCTTTGACGAGATCTACGAGAAACTCTACGGCCGTACGTATCCCGATTCTGAGGCGGAGTTCATCAATTTCAAGGTGAGAGCCACTCTCCCCGAGAGGCTCCTCCAGTTACCGAAGCTGGATGGCGGCAGCGGGCGGTCCGTTGATGCGGCTGTAAAAGGGAAGCGGCCCGCTTACTCGCCGATGGCGAGGGATTTCATTCCCTATACCGTCTACGATCGCTACAAACTTTTTCCCGGCGCACGCTTCTCGGGTCCGGCTATTATCGAGGAGCGGGAATCAACGCTCATCGTGGGTGAAGATGCGAGTGTATCCACGGACGACTTCGGTTTCCTGTGGATTGATATGAAGGGAGCATAA
- a CDS encoding GntR family transcriptional regulator yields the protein MKAQGRVPDFPLNLGWSAAVQRDTKPKSVKPLKGIRPVGKPRSVGDAVYDALKTAITKGDLSPGQRLIERQLSTQLRTSRIPIREAIKKLEKDGLVEKLLKRGFIVKSVTEAEIEETFGIRAVLESYAAYLATGRVTDALMKRLERTVQVYREALTAKNVEQMMAANAQFHEAIYKASGSEKLYTLINNFRDYISRYRKTLLTTHEFAKVSLEDHVRMLEAMRDGNKEKVEELVKKHILRGKAIIAGEMKAGRLV from the coding sequence ATGAAGGCACAAGGAAGAGTGCCTGATTTTCCCTTGAACCTAGGGTGGAGCGCGGCCGTGCAGAGAGACACCAAGCCGAAGTCAGTCAAACCTCTTAAGGGTATCAGGCCTGTCGGTAAACCCCGGTCGGTGGGGGACGCTGTGTATGACGCACTGAAAACCGCTATCACCAAGGGTGATCTTTCTCCCGGGCAACGCCTCATCGAACGACAGCTCTCCACGCAGTTGCGTACAAGCCGCATTCCCATCAGGGAAGCCATAAAGAAGCTCGAGAAAGATGGTCTCGTCGAGAAACTTCTCAAAAGAGGGTTTATCGTAAAAAGCGTAACAGAAGCGGAGATAGAGGAGACCTTTGGTATCAGGGCGGTGCTGGAGAGTTACGCTGCATATCTTGCCACCGGCAGAGTGACGGATGCTCTGATGAAACGGCTAGAGCGCACTGTGCAGGTGTACCGAGAGGCTCTCACGGCAAAGAACGTAGAGCAGATGATGGCTGCTAATGCTCAGTTCCACGAAGCTATCTATAAAGCATCGGGAAGTGAGAAGCTCTATACCCTCATCAACAACTTCAGAGATTATATCTCCCGTTACCGCAAGACCCTCCTTACTACCCACGAGTTTGCAAAGGTCTCTCTGGAAGACCACGTGCGCATGCTCGAAGCGATGCGCGACGGCAACAAGGAGAAAGTGGAAGAGTTGGTGAAGAAGCATATTCTGCGCGGCAAGGCCATCATCGCGGGGGAAATGAAAGCAGGAAGACTTGTATAG
- a CDS encoding 4Fe-4S dicluster domain-containing protein → MKIEEKIACNAIKNDKESHIKLTQNVCKACKERFCIYACPGHLYSLSEETGEMVVEYAGCLECGTCRIACVYGSVAWEYPGGEYGVQYRYG, encoded by the coding sequence ATGAAGATAGAAGAGAAGATCGCCTGCAATGCGATCAAGAATGACAAAGAGAGCCATATAAAACTTACACAAAACGTCTGCAAAGCCTGCAAGGAGCGTTTTTGCATCTATGCGTGTCCCGGGCACCTCTATTCGTTGAGTGAAGAAACAGGAGAGATGGTTGTAGAGTACGCTGGTTGCCTTGAATGCGGCACCTGCAGGATTGCCTGCGTGTATGGCTCTGTCGCTTGGGAATATCCGGGCGGCGAGTATGGTGTGCAGTACAGGTACGGATAA
- a CDS encoding FAD-dependent oxidoreductase — translation MAEEKLDAVVVGGGLAGLAAAYRLAEAGKQVLLLERGDAPGSKNVTGGRIYVEPIKAFLPSIVDEAPFERHVVKEMITVVDEESSVQLEYARDAWRKAPYMSYTVLRASLDKWFSEKVAEKGGFVIPNRKVDDLLWEDGRVAGVKAGGEEIGAHIVIAADGALSFLAEKAGLRTPLKPANYALAMKEIHKLDEERIEERFGVEKGEGAANLFVGALTKGMFGGGFLYTNRDTLSLGIVVGIDALMQKRPQIEAYRLMDEFKARPEVARWIQGGEMKEYAAHIISEAGIGGISKLYTDGMLVAGDAAGFALNMGITVRGMEFAVASGVIAAEVATDALNKGDISKRYLAEYEKRLASSFVLRDLETFRHSKEVLENPRLFNVYPKFLSSLLNVLFTVSDTPKKNLYRSAMTLAKQYILNWEGMKDFWSLRKL, via the coding sequence ATGGCGGAAGAGAAACTGGACGCGGTGGTAGTCGGGGGAGGTCTTGCAGGCCTGGCAGCCGCATACCGCCTGGCCGAGGCAGGGAAACAGGTCCTCCTGCTGGAGCGCGGTGATGCGCCCGGCAGCAAGAATGTGACTGGCGGCCGCATCTACGTCGAGCCTATCAAGGCCTTTCTTCCTTCAATTGTTGACGAGGCTCCCTTTGAACGCCACGTAGTCAAAGAGATGATCACGGTCGTTGATGAGGAAAGTTCCGTGCAGTTGGAATACGCTAGAGACGCCTGGCGCAAGGCACCTTACATGAGCTACACGGTGCTGCGCGCCAGCCTCGACAAGTGGTTTTCCGAAAAGGTTGCAGAGAAGGGCGGCTTTGTAATCCCCAACAGGAAGGTTGACGATCTCCTCTGGGAGGACGGCCGGGTAGCAGGTGTGAAAGCAGGAGGCGAAGAGATCGGGGCGCACATCGTCATTGCAGCCGACGGCGCGCTCTCATTCCTTGCGGAGAAGGCGGGGCTGCGCACGCCGCTAAAGCCTGCCAATTATGCCCTTGCCATGAAAGAAATACACAAGCTGGATGAGGAACGCATAGAGGAACGTTTTGGAGTGGAGAAAGGTGAGGGCGCGGCTAACCTCTTTGTCGGAGCATTGACAAAAGGTATGTTCGGTGGAGGATTTCTCTATACCAACAGGGATACCCTGTCACTCGGCATTGTGGTCGGCATTGACGCGCTCATGCAGAAACGTCCGCAGATAGAGGCATACCGGCTGATGGATGAATTCAAAGCCCGGCCCGAGGTTGCCCGCTGGATACAGGGCGGCGAAATGAAGGAGTATGCTGCCCACATCATCTCGGAGGCTGGTATAGGCGGCATTTCAAAGCTCTACACGGACGGCATGCTCGTAGCCGGGGATGCGGCCGGGTTTGCTCTCAACATGGGGATCACGGTACGGGGGATGGAGTTTGCGGTTGCTTCAGGCGTAATCGCGGCTGAAGTAGCCACAGATGCCCTCAACAAAGGTGATATTTCAAAAAGATATCTTGCGGAGTATGAAAAGAGGCTCGCATCAAGTTTCGTGCTGCGCGACCTGGAAACGTTCCGCCATTCAAAGGAGGTACTGGAGAACCCCCGTCTTTTCAACGTGTACCCCAAGTTTCTGTCGAGTCTTCTGAATGTGCTGTTTACCGTATCAGACACGCCCAAGAAAAATCTCTACAGGAGCGCCATGACTCTGGCGAAACAATACATCCTCAACTGGGAAGGCATGAAAGACTTCTGGAGCTTGAGGAAGCTGTGA
- a CDS encoding electron transfer flavoprotein subunit alpha/FixB family protein gives MEKLLIFVEPKGEQARKVSMELLGQGQKLRAEGYDVEAVVMGKASDALKREVLPCVSRLTCATDAVLEHYTAEGYAMALANLARSLNPKIILAGATQIARDFMPRVAVILGAGIASDATEIHWKEEPLKVVRPVQGGRALSEISFTAYPAIVTTRPNAFPLEAQAGSPGEFVEKDLGVSATDVKARVVKVEEVTKGKVDVTEADIIVTGGRGMKAPENFALLEELAGLLGGVVGATRSVVDAKWRDQEDQVGKSGKTVSPKLYVAVGLSGAIHHIMGMDTSKVILAINKDSNANIFNYADYGIVGDLFEVLPAITEDIKKRLGK, from the coding sequence ATGGAGAAACTACTCATTTTCGTTGAGCCGAAAGGTGAACAGGCGCGAAAGGTTTCCATGGAGCTTCTGGGGCAAGGGCAGAAACTGAGGGCAGAAGGCTACGATGTGGAAGCTGTCGTTATGGGCAAGGCGTCCGATGCGCTCAAGCGGGAAGTTCTTCCTTGTGTGAGCAGATTGACCTGCGCCACGGACGCAGTCCTCGAGCACTACACTGCCGAAGGCTACGCGATGGCATTGGCCAACCTTGCCCGTTCTTTGAATCCAAAAATCATACTCGCGGGCGCGACGCAGATAGCGAGAGATTTTATGCCCCGCGTTGCGGTGATATTGGGCGCTGGCATTGCGTCAGATGCGACGGAAATCCACTGGAAGGAGGAGCCGCTGAAAGTCGTCCGTCCTGTGCAAGGTGGCAGGGCGCTCTCGGAAATCTCCTTTACCGCCTACCCGGCCATCGTCACAACCAGACCCAACGCCTTTCCCCTGGAAGCGCAAGCAGGCTCGCCGGGTGAGTTTGTGGAGAAAGATCTTGGGGTGTCTGCGACGGACGTGAAGGCTCGAGTAGTAAAGGTCGAAGAGGTGACAAAGGGCAAGGTGGACGTGACGGAAGCAGACATCATTGTCACCGGAGGACGCGGGATGAAAGCGCCTGAGAACTTCGCTTTGCTCGAGGAACTTGCAGGGCTGCTCGGCGGTGTGGTGGGTGCAACACGCTCCGTGGTCGACGCAAAATGGCGTGACCAGGAGGACCAAGTGGGGAAGAGCGGAAAGACGGTTTCGCCCAAGCTGTACGTAGCAGTCGGGCTTTCCGGAGCGATCCACCACATCATGGGCATGGATACTTCGAAAGTGATCCTTGCAATAAACAAAGACTCGAACGCAAACATTTTCAACTACGCGGATTACGGCATCGTCGGAGATCTTTTCGAAGTTCTTCCGGCGATCACCGAGGATATCAAAAAGAGGCTCGGCAAATAG
- a CDS encoding electron transfer flavoprotein subunit beta/FixA family protein, which produces MNIVVLAKQVPDPEAIVDIRGDGTGLEIEPKFATNLFDEFAIEEALRVRQKHGGKVKVITLGGAKATEVLRTGIAMGADEALLLDDPSLADGDGFTTALALSRAMAKEPFDLVLCGKQATDDDRGEVGPMVAQLLNLPHVGGITKLEIADGKAVVESPVEGRKVTVEVSLPAVFTATKGLNEPRVPLITGVMKAMKVQIPKMSAQDLGLSQEETGKAGSKVRIERYRAPKKRAGVHLIPGDAREAAAEAVRILSDEVRVL; this is translated from the coding sequence ATGAATATTGTGGTGCTCGCCAAACAGGTTCCTGACCCTGAGGCCATCGTGGATATACGGGGCGACGGTACCGGGTTAGAGATCGAGCCGAAATTTGCCACCAACCTCTTTGACGAGTTTGCTATCGAAGAAGCCCTGCGCGTTCGTCAGAAACACGGCGGCAAGGTAAAAGTGATCACGCTGGGCGGGGCAAAGGCCACCGAAGTTTTGAGGACAGGCATTGCGATGGGTGCCGATGAGGCACTGCTTCTCGACGATCCCTCTCTTGCCGACGGTGACGGCTTCACCACTGCGCTGGCCCTGAGCAGAGCCATGGCAAAGGAACCCTTCGATCTCGTGCTCTGCGGCAAGCAGGCGACGGATGACGATCGGGGCGAAGTAGGTCCCATGGTGGCGCAACTACTGAACCTGCCCCACGTGGGCGGAATCACGAAGCTGGAAATTGCCGATGGAAAAGCCGTTGTTGAATCTCCCGTGGAAGGGCGCAAAGTAACGGTGGAGGTTTCGCTCCCCGCGGTTTTCACTGCTACCAAGGGATTGAATGAACCGCGGGTGCCCCTGATCACCGGTGTGATGAAAGCAATGAAGGTGCAGATTCCGAAAATGAGCGCACAGGATCTCGGGCTTTCTCAGGAGGAAACAGGGAAGGCCGGTTCAAAGGTGCGGATTGAACGGTATCGTGCCCCCAAGAAAAGGGCGGGCGTGCATCTAATCCCAGGGGACGCAAGAGAAGCGGCAGCCGAAGCAGTGCGCATCCTCTCTGACGAAGTGCGGGTCTTATAG
- a CDS encoding CoA transferase — MDMFNELTMLSLEQATVLPYLSYRLAMDGMRVIRLEHPVYGDPNRMIGENRLGEERMNTYFMAINAGKKAVTLNLGEPQGQEILKELIRKMKVDIFATNQLPRNYEKLGIDYATLKSVKPDIIWVGLTGFGPESNEAAYDPILQARGGLMELTGNAGEDPQVLGIPLPDMGTSEHAYGQIMKALFKRAKTGEGTRIDLSMFMSTTSWLTVAITLTKSFGQKITRRGNTHEFFAPVSVYETKDGYVYIALGNDRQWVSFTQLPGFEGLAKPEYEKNSGRIKDVKNLNNQINEATKKKTTDEMIELCNKATIAISRVNTIGEVLEDPYVKESMLSAQDPKTKTQIWMAPPPYMTPFLKASDKKMTFPPRFGEHNEEIYGGLLGYSSETLKGLKEKGII; from the coding sequence ATGGACATGTTCAATGAACTGACGATGCTGTCGCTGGAACAGGCAACCGTCCTTCCATATCTGAGCTACAGGCTTGCAATGGATGGTATGCGGGTCATACGCCTGGAACATCCTGTGTATGGTGATCCCAACCGGATGATAGGCGAGAACCGGCTGGGCGAAGAGCGCATGAATACGTATTTCATGGCGATCAATGCGGGTAAGAAAGCCGTCACGCTGAACCTGGGCGAACCGCAGGGCCAGGAGATCCTGAAAGAATTGATCCGGAAAATGAAGGTTGACATTTTCGCGACAAATCAACTACCGAGGAACTACGAGAAGCTCGGCATAGATTACGCAACCCTGAAGTCCGTCAAGCCGGACATCATCTGGGTAGGGCTTACCGGCTTTGGCCCTGAGAGCAACGAAGCTGCCTACGACCCCATTTTGCAGGCGAGGGGCGGACTCATGGAGCTTACGGGCAATGCAGGCGAGGACCCCCAGGTGTTGGGCATTCCTCTGCCGGACATGGGGACCAGCGAGCACGCTTACGGCCAGATCATGAAGGCTCTGTTCAAACGGGCAAAGACCGGCGAGGGAACACGGATCGATCTTTCCATGTTCATGTCCACCACCTCGTGGCTCACTGTAGCAATAACCCTCACGAAGTCCTTCGGCCAGAAGATCACCAGACGGGGGAACACTCACGAGTTCTTTGCGCCGGTATCGGTGTATGAAACGAAGGATGGCTATGTCTACATAGCTCTCGGTAACGACCGCCAATGGGTTTCCTTTACCCAGCTGCCGGGATTCGAAGGGCTTGCAAAGCCAGAATATGAGAAGAACAGTGGCCGCATCAAAGATGTGAAGAACCTCAACAATCAGATTAATGAAGCCACCAAGAAAAAGACGACTGATGAGATGATCGAACTTTGCAACAAAGCAACGATAGCCATATCGAGAGTCAACACCATAGGGGAGGTGCTGGAAGACCCGTACGTGAAGGAATCCATGCTGAGCGCGCAGGATCCGAAAACCAAGACGCAGATATGGATGGCTCCCCCTCCTTACATGACTCCCTTCCTGAAGGCCTCAGACAAGAAGATGACCTTTCCTCCAAGATTTGGTGAGCACAACGAAGAGATTTATGGTGGTCTACTGGGTTACTCCAGCGAGACGCTGAAAGGGTTGAAGGAGAAGGGAATAATATAG
- a CDS encoding FAD binding domain-containing protein encodes MNLPRFQLLGPSTLKEALSLMTTYGEKVRVLAGGTEITGRLKHRLLSPPCILSLKKVKGLGGIKQKKDDLVVGAATTLTDLAESRIVAHLSKSVSDAARHVAAPAIRNMATLGGNLLQENRCLYYNQSELPRKRLGPCYKLGGATCHAARGLNRCFSVYQGDTASALIAVGAKVRLQNSRAVRTLPVEELFTGKGTNPLSIGRGELLTEIIIPVSPQRTASAYRRFAMRGSIDYPLASAAAFLTVGKDDTIDRARIVMGACGSGPRIAQEAANMIKGKRPEDVSDVDVQQAASLAVKGMEAVDNLILPASYRRELAAVMTARALGEALASLREVDHARRA; translated from the coding sequence ATGAATCTTCCTCGTTTCCAGCTCCTTGGTCCCTCGACACTCAAGGAGGCGCTCTCCTTGATGACCACATACGGAGAGAAGGTTCGAGTGCTCGCCGGAGGCACTGAAATCACCGGGCGTTTGAAACATCGTCTCTTGTCCCCACCATGCATTTTGAGTCTCAAGAAGGTAAAGGGGCTCGGTGGGATAAAACAGAAAAAGGATGATCTGGTGGTCGGCGCGGCCACGACGTTAACCGATCTCGCCGAATCCAGGATTGTAGCCCATCTATCCAAATCAGTCAGCGACGCGGCACGCCATGTTGCCGCTCCCGCGATCCGGAACATGGCGACACTCGGGGGCAATCTGCTGCAGGAGAATCGCTGCCTCTATTACAACCAGTCTGAGCTTCCAAGAAAAAGGCTGGGGCCTTGCTATAAGCTCGGCGGGGCAACCTGCCACGCTGCACGCGGCCTCAATCGCTGCTTCAGCGTCTATCAGGGCGACACCGCGTCCGCCCTTATCGCTGTTGGCGCAAAAGTGAGGCTGCAGAATAGTCGCGCCGTCCGCACACTGCCCGTAGAGGAACTCTTCACAGGTAAGGGAACAAACCCACTCAGCATCGGCCGGGGCGAGCTCCTCACAGAGATCATCATCCCTGTGAGCCCACAAAGAACGGCCTCCGCCTACCGGAGATTCGCGATGCGGGGCTCCATCGATTACCCGCTCGCTTCAGCCGCAGCATTTCTCACGGTGGGAAAGGACGATACAATTGACCGAGCGCGCATAGTTATGGGTGCTTGCGGGTCAGGACCCAGGATCGCGCAGGAAGCGGCGAACATGATCAAGGGGAAGCGGCCGGAAGATGTTTCGGATGTGGACGTGCAGCAGGCAGCGTCCCTCGCGGTCAAAGGAATGGAGGCAGTGGATAATCTTATCCTGCCCGCCTCATACAGGAGGGAACTGGCTGCGGTCATGACGGCGAGAGCCCTGGGTGAGGCGCTGGCCAGCCTGAGGGAGGTGGACCATGCGCGCAGAGCGTAA
- a CDS encoding (2Fe-2S)-binding protein, with the protein MRAERKKPSNRAQKGKRPGKLTSKQASRQDPKRVAQRAKKKVSRPATKGAQEHRTKKAAASAAQKHSAKKARGRTLALPTTIEKKRVRLRVNKEEYELFIYPHRTLAEVLRDELHLTGTKQSCNEGACGTCTVLLEGAPIRSCLLLAADAEDKEITTIEGLAESGKLHPIQAAFVEYYAIQCGFCTPGMILTAKALLDKNPHPTEEEIRSAIAGNVCRCTGYTKIVEAIKAASEAQR; encoded by the coding sequence ATGCGCGCAGAGCGTAAGAAACCATCCAACAGGGCACAAAAAGGGAAGCGACCGGGAAAGCTGACGTCGAAGCAGGCTTCACGGCAGGACCCGAAACGTGTAGCGCAACGGGCTAAAAAAAAGGTATCGAGGCCAGCCACCAAAGGTGCCCAGGAGCACAGGACGAAAAAAGCAGCCGCGTCAGCGGCTCAGAAGCATAGCGCTAAAAAAGCTCGCGGTCGGACCTTGGCATTACCCACCACTATAGAAAAGAAGAGAGTGAGGTTGCGCGTCAACAAAGAGGAGTATGAACTTTTCATTTACCCGCACCGCACCCTCGCGGAAGTGCTGAGAGACGAGCTGCACCTGACCGGCACAAAACAGAGTTGTAATGAGGGCGCGTGCGGCACGTGTACGGTGCTGCTCGAAGGCGCGCCAATACGCTCGTGTCTTCTGCTGGCGGCAGACGCGGAAGACAAGGAGATAACCACCATCGAGGGGCTGGCCGAAAGCGGCAAGCTCCACCCCATCCAGGCCGCCTTCGTGGAGTACTATGCTATACAGTGCGGTTTCTGCACCCCCGGGATGATCCTTACTGCAAAGGCCCTGCTCGACAAGAATCCCCATCCGACGGAAGAGGAGATCCGCAGCGCGATTGCCGGCAATGTATGTCGTTGCACAGGCTACACGAAGATTGTGGAGGCCATAAAGGCGGCCTCGGAAGCACAGAGGTAA